GAATCAAAAGAGGCAGAAGCCTCACTTACACTTGTCATGGTGTTTAGTTACAGGCAGGTCCCCTGGACTGAGCCCTGGGGATGGTGTCTCCTTTGTTGGTATCTCTTGGCTCTTCAGATTGGGGCTCCTGCCCATATGAGAATGTTTCATTTTCCAGCTTTGTAATGCAGATGGGGGTATAGACGTTTGAGGGGAAGGAGGGCGAGAATGGAAAGAACAGTGGGCATGATACCTACCTGTGTGTGCTTCTTATTGTGCATATGAGTGAAGAAGTCAAACATGGTCCCACAGATGGTGTTGCAGTCTTTGCACCAGTGATTGCCAGCATCATAATACTCATAGGCAGCAATGGGCTGATCAGAATGCTTAGCAGCTGGCTGGAGGCTCTCAGCAGGCTTGGGGCTCTTAGTATGGGAATTCTCACTGTTTATTTTGGATTCCTAGAGGGAAAACACCTGCACTCAGAAGGAATTCAAGGTAGTCTAGACCTGTCTTCTCTCAGAAAAAGCAAGCAGCTTACCACTATAATAGATACAGGGCCATATGACCGTATTTCCAGGGCCTAAATCTATATAAACTGGGGAAAACCCGAGGAATCTGTCTGCAAGGCTCAAACAGAACTAGACTCCATAGTGCTGCCTTACCAGGGAGAATacatcataatggcaatatatttacttatgtatcccaaaatatttagaaaaatactcAATATTATGGAAACACTGGCTGCCTCTGGAGAAGGAAGTAGAGAACAAAGATGGACaggaatcggggcgcctgggtggcgcagtcggttaagcgtccgacttcagccaggtcacgatctcgcggtctgtgagttcgagccccgcgtcaggcatctgggctgatggctcagagcctggagcctgtttccgattctgtgtctccctctctctgcccctcccccgttcatgctctgtctctctctgtcccaaaaataaataaaaaaacgttgaaaaaaaaattttttttaaaaaaaagatggacaggAATCTTTTTATTATATACCCTTTGGTAGATGTTGAATGTGTTCTCTATGCAATTAagtatgttaaatttaaaaatcacaatgacaactacgaagaaaagaaaaaacaatatggaaaagGTAACTGACAGGTTAAGCAAATGCAGAAAACAAGTCAAAGTCACATCCAGGGACACAAAACTGGACAGCAGGGTGGGCACTGTGCACAGATAAAGCAGACGGTCATCTACATGGAATGACTTAAAAGAATCtgggtaaaatatttcaaactgcCTAAAATACCATCTTTAGAATTTAACACCTTTGAGTTAATGTGaatcatcttttaaaacatatcaACTCCCCAGATTAAGTTACCagtaataaatactttaatatgAATTCATGTGTCAGCAAGCTGGGAATAAGGTACTTAGGAAGTGAGAAATCTTGGTTAATGTTGAGGAGTGAGGCACAGAAAACAATAATTTGGAACACAGGGAGGGTAAGTATGAATGAGGAGACAAGGTCAGAGAACTAGGCACATGGGTTAGTAGGGAGAGGAAGATAggctggagaaagagaaacaattagGACTTCAAAGAGAATCTTTCCTTATTAGAGTCTTATTCAAGAGTCactaaagaggggtgcctgggtggctcagctggttaagcatctgactttgacttaggtcatgatctcctggtttgtgggttcaagcccctcattgggctcactgctgtcagcgcagagcccacttcagatcttctgtccccttctctctatacctcccctgcttgtgtttctctttctctctctctctcaaaaataaatgaacatttaaaaaactttttaaaaaaagagtcactAAAGAAATCACACCCAGCAGGTAAGGGATGGGTTCGTGTATACACTGCTGGCAAGTACTGACTGGCGctatctttctgaaaaataatctaGGAATACATATTACATATCTCAAAATTCTTCATAccctttgacctagcaattctactccttgACATTTATCCAAAGTAAATGATTTTGTCAAACAGGAGGTGATttgactggttaaataaattttggtatCCATACAATAATTTCAAATTaaggtcatttaaaatattataagggcacctgggtggctcagtcacttaggagtccaactcttgatttcagcttgggtcatgatctcatgattcatgagatcgagccctgtgcagggctctgcattgacagcatggagtctgcttaggattctctctcttcctctctctctgcccccctctccacaattaaataaactgtaatattttaaaaataaattatagaaatctaTTTATTAACATGGCAAGATGTTCATGATATACTGAAAAAGCAAGTAACTAAATACATTTGAATAATCAAAAAGGCTATGCAAATAGGACACAATGTCTAATATCATCTTATCCAAACAACTTTCTGTAACTACTCATATTCCtttatccagttttctttttttttttttttttaggcatttATCATTACCTAACCTGTACTTGCTTTTGtattatctttttctatttcatgaGAGTTAGGACCTTGTCTATATAGTTCGTTGCTATACTTCCCTCTATCTAAAATAGTGCCTGTCACTTTCTTGggagatcaataaatatttgtttaacgaattataaacagaaaatgaatagcTGGAATAATATACACCAAGGTATTAATGACAGTTGTCTCTAGCTAGATGAATCGtggacttgtgtgtgtgtttatttttacgaaatgaatagaaagaaaacctCAAGCCAGCTATGCATTTTAAAGTgaggcaaaaacagaaaaaataccaACCAGAGGAAGGAACAACATTCCTTACTATTGAAATGAATACTGACTTGTAACATATCCATATTAGCTTCAGTAAAAATGAAGCCAAATTCAAATCAAGATGACAGGCCATCATGGGGCTGGTGCATAAATGGACCCCAAACGATGTATAAGTCAACTATAAAGGGTCAGAACTTTTAAGTTCTTCTCCCATCAAAGGCCCTGAACTCAATGACCCTGGTATAAAAAAGAGCATAGTCCTACCTGGTTGAAAAGAGGACTCTCCCAGGAAGGCATAGAAAAATTAGAGCTTGGACGATAGAGGATACAGAATATCCTCTTCTCTACCTTCCCAAcattaactgagcacctactatgcccTAGACAAAGTGGATACCATGGgaaacacaaagataaatgagttttactcttttattctCAGGAAGTTCTTACTTAGTGGAAGAGACAGGCATGAGAACAAACATGATCttaattaagttttaaataagatagaatgaaataaatcttATACGGTAACCATAATACATTATGAGAGAGCTCACTACATAGTTAATATATTAAagaaggggtggggtgaggcacctgggtggctcacttggttaaacgtccgatttcggctcaggtcatgatttcatggttcatgggttcaagccctgtgtcaggctctgtcttgacagcttagagcctggagcctacttcagattctgtatctccctttccttctgcccctcccctgctcacgctctgtctcctcctctctctgcccctcccttgctcactctctcttgctctcaaaatgattaaacattttaaacaataaactaatttttaaaagtttatttattttatttatttcgagagagaacatgagtgtgcacacagggaaggggcagagagagagagagagagagagagagagagagagagggagggagggagacagagaatcccaagcaggctctgccctgtcagtatggagcctgatgcatggctcaaactcacaaaccatgagatcatgacctgagctgaaaccaagatacagccgcttaaccgactgagccatccaggtgccccaaaagtttatttattttgagagagcgtgcatgtgagcagggaaagggcagagagagagaatcccaagtaggctctgtgctgtcagcatggggtcTAATactgggctctatcccacaaccctaggatcatgccCTGatctaaaaccaagagtcagacactcaaccaaatgagccacacaggtgccccagccagTATGAAATTATAATgagcaaggggaaaaagaagcATGAAATGAGGCTGAAGAGGTAGGTAAGGGAGTATTACAATCACTGGCTTATACTTGGAGAAAGGATTAAGAGTATAGCCATATAAGCAAAAATTGAAGGTGGCTTGAACTTGGATGGAAACAAAGATGGTGAGATGGATGAAACTGAGATTTACTTTGCAGGGAGAACTGAAAGAATCTGGCATTGATTTTGTATGGAGCAGTTAAGGAAAAGCAGCACTAAGAAAGCTTTTCAGGTTGTTGGCATGAAAACTCTTGGACACTGGGGCCCTTGAGATGGGTTAACAATGAAGGCAGAAAAGAGGGAGGTTGAGCACATCATTAgtttgtttagtttagtttagggTATGTTGACTTTGAAGTGTCTATGAGACAATGAAGTAGAAATGGTGAGTAAACCACTGGACTTCAGGTTTGGATCTCACCAGACTCCTTTGAGTTAGAATATAAAACTAGAAGTTGTCAGCATGGTATTTCAGCATAGACCTGGATGAAATGACCTAGGGAAAAAGCAGAATTCTGGAGAACTGGGCTATGACTGATTCCTGaagaactaaaatatttaaatatcaggCAAAACACAATAGGCAGCAAAGGAGActaagcagcagcagcagccagcatactaggaagaaaagaaatgtgacagaagccaagggaagaaagcatttttagagagagtgcttCCCTGTATTAAATACTGCTTTGAGAACTAAAATGTATTCACTGGCTATGCAGCATGGTGGTGACCCTGTTGCTAACCATGAACCCACAAAATGGTATACATAAGTTACAAGAAGATTAGAAGCCAGGCTGGAGTGGGTTAAGCAATAAAGGCTAGAGCAAGAACATGGGGGGCCCTGAATGCTGAGGATTTGGGATTCTATTCTGTGGGCAATGAGAACTGCTAAAATTCTGAAGTAGAGTCCCGTTGTCTGACCTATGGTTTACAAAAATAACTTCAACAAGAGTAAGAACAGGTTGGAAAAGGAATCTAAGAAAATGGTTAGAAGGCTTCTTTAGGAGCCcatggaaataaaagatataacagaaacagaaaggggcacctggctggctcagtcagtagatcatgcaactcttgatctcattgttatgagactgagccccacaccgggcatggagcctacttaaaattaaaaaaaaaatttttttaaagaaatggaaaagttgaaTTGTTACCTTGCTATTTGAAGAGGAGCTTGAGGTTGATGACACTTTTTCTGGGCTCTTAGATTTTTCTGCTTTCCCAGCCTTCTCTGTAGTCTCTTTACTGTCATTTGAAGACTTTTGGGATTTATCCAAAATGTTTATTCCCAAGATCTGAGCCACTTTGTCCAGTTCAGACTGcttcttttctgcctcttctgctTCTTGTCGAAGTTCTGCAATGTCCTTCATGATGTTATCCTGAAGCCGACTCACCTCCACCAGGAGTGGGTCTTTGTGGCCATCCTTCTCCCTTCGTTTCTTGCGCAGCATTTCTCCTGAGCAGAcgaatgtcaaaagaaagaaacacaaggaaaGTAAGACAGGTCATTTTTCTGTCACAAGTAGTAATTTCCCAAGAGTCTATGGTCAGAAAATCTTTTCCCTTACAACTTTCCTTTATAAAGGCAAGAAAGACTCTCCTATCACATGGGCTAGTTTAGGTGAAGCTTCTATGGAGGTAAAGGATGAGTGATTACATTATCTCTTATGTAGGAGTTATTAGGTAAGGATCTACAAGCAGGCTTCAGGAGATCCATGAATCCCCAAAATGGTATATATAAGTTTATGTGCATTTGTCTTTATGTTGTTAACTATGAATCCAGTGACGGTCTTCTTCAGAGAACCAAGGAATTATTCAGAGGGCGAAAAGAATTCAGTTACATATTTGACTTTATTTGATTTAAGGACCCTTTACCAGTACCTACACTGAGTGTTAGGTTTTGCCTCAGGTTCACCTGAGGTTCTCCTATTCCAAACAGAAGGTCCTCATGAAATAATCTTCACAGGATTAATAACTAAATTTCTTATCCATAAACAGTCCAAATCCAAACAGAAGAAAGTGtatcttctctcactctctattATTCCAAGCTGTCATCAAGCTGTAATATTTAGAAGCCTTATTATGTTCTTTCCTCAGTGTGCATGTGAATTCCTAAAGGCACAGATGAAGAGATGGAATCAAGAGGCATCATGGAACATCTTTTTGTGCAAAAAATAAGGAAGTACTTAAAAAATGATGGAGACATATCAAAGGACACAGGAGACCCTTTaagggctcccactggccaaatctggggcAATTTTggcatgaaaataaatgacaatatataattataacttGTTAAATGAAGAATCCATGACTTCACACCAATATAAATGACCaagagatgggagaggagggatGGGTAGGAAGCTCTTCATCCTAGTAGAAAGCCAACTAATAAAGGTAGAAGGAATAATGAGATTAGAAAATCACTATTTAACAACCATCATAACAAATGATTTAGGCAAGAATCACCAATGAATGCTCAACTAGTGAGAGGAAATTTGAGGACTGACTAAACATTTACACAGTCTAGAAGTATCTCTCCTATAAGTTACTAATTATAAAGGGTAAAATAATAACTTTGCAGCAAAGAAATTCCTGAAGACACcatcttaaccaagtgatcaaagaTGATATCACCAGTAATGGGACAAACTAATAATGATACAAACTCAGCATCACTTCTGTGATGCTCTTGTCAAAAATGCATAACCTAAATTTaatcataaggaaacatcagacaaaccaaaATTAAAGGACATTCTATAAATATGTGACTTCTTTTCTACAATGTCAATGTCATGAACTATAAAGATCCAGGaaatgttatagaaaaaaaaaaaaaaaagagtgaaagaaatgaCAACTGAATGCAAcgtataattttccattttcttttgctttagggCATTATTAGGACAGCTagtgaaatataaataagatcaGTAGACTAGTAGTACACTATGGTTAATTTCCTAATTTTGGTAAGTGTACTATGGTTATACAAATGAATGCTTTATTGTTAGGAGatacacaatgaagtatttaGGAGTTAAAGGAGTATcatatataaaacttaaagaattcaggaaaaatcacacacatacacagattgagaggaaaaaaaggatatagaaaatatgataaaatgctCATAATCATGGAGAATATCTGAGAATTTTTCAACTATTACTGCAACTTTTTATGAGTCTAATTAAGccaaattttttaacgtttatttatttttgagacagagagagacagagcatgaacgggggagggtcagagagagagagagacacagaatctgaaacaggctccaggctccgagctgtcagcacagagcccgacgcggggctcgaacccacggaccgcgagatcatgacccgagccgaagtcggccgctcaaccgactgagccacccaggcgcccctaagccaaattttttaaaaagtgaggctTCAGATCACTGAACTTATCTGAGAGTCCCCACAGTTCTCCATTTGGGTCTCCTACTCAAGTTACTGCAAAAAGGCACTTATGCACAGGAATGTCTGATACCTTGTTGTTTATGAAGCCGCTCCAATTCAGTCCTGAGGTAGTACATCTTTTTTTGGCGAGCTTCCCGGTCACTCTTTAGCTTTTCCCTCTCTTCAATAACCTGCAAAGTACATAATAGTGTCCTTCAGCCTCCATCATTCTCCTTTTTCTACTACTCTCTTCTGTAAGTCCTCCTGCCAGATGATACCTGAATCCAAGGACCCAAATGTCTACACAGAGAAGTTCTGACTTTATAGCAAAGTTGGTATTTCATTCTGATCCAAATTCCAGAGTAGAATTATCCTTTTCAGAACTACATTGCCcagaaagcattatttttatgCAGGAAGCACTGTACTATTAATGTTAACCTAAAGGCACTGACAGCAACTATTAGACAGTGGTTCTGAGCTCAAAGGGAACCATCAAGAAGTGAACTAATGAGTGTTACAGGTGACACATTGTGTTAGTTGCATTACATAcatcaatttatttaatcctcatgacattatccttgttttacagtaagaaaactgaggttgtGAAAGATAAAGTAACATATCCAAGGTCATACAGTAAGAAGATTTAAAATCCAGGtatattagatagatagatagatagatagatagatagataaaatccATGTATATATAGCCTAAAGCACACATTTCAACTGTATTACTACTAGTtgatggaaaaaacaaatatagtTTGTATATAATGGACTAGTGTGGAAAACCTGTATATTATCAGCCCTGACTTAAGTGCTAGGTTCTTGAAGGGGAAGTAAAAGGAAAGCACTCAATCTCCAAACAGTGTCTGTACAGTCTCAGGTTTTGTCTATATTGAacctttccctcctcttttccaAAAGACTTCAACAGAACAAAAGACTGAAGCTCAGAGTAtctaaatgcaataaaaaattaagaggtgatttttgttttctcaagaatcaggtaaatttcttttaaactggaaaaaaattgaccctctaatttttcctttccttctttttctttaggttttaattactttattagcaaaccaaatttaatatattacatttttacgCTCCTAAACAAAGTGAGTCATTAGTTACTAAGGACCTTTACGTTAAGAATAcacattaatttttccatttgaaattcTGCTATTCTGTATTCCTCATCCCTAATTTTTACctgctgttttaaaatatgtagaattaTTACATCATTACCCCAGCCAGTTCCCTTCCTATACCTGAGAACCCAATGAACTTTGTAGTATAAaaactactgttttttttaagtgtcaaaaAATATGTTGTATTCTTGGACTctaaaacaaaccagaaaaagcaAAGCTGATTTTTTAATTACCAAGCAACAACCAGGTATTAGCTTTTAACCCACATAATCACTACAGGAAATGGATCCAAAATTCACTAAGATGAAAACACATTTACCGATCGTCCTTCACCCAATCCAATTTTGGTTCCTCACACCCTGACGAGGTCATATTGAAAACTTCAAGGCTCTCAGCTCCTACCCATAGTATTCTAAGGCCAATAATTCTGatagagaaataaactttaaaaagtcaagaaatcACAGTGGGACCTAGGGCTAGAATTTAGTTTAGTCCTAAtaagaaaatgtgagaaaaacagagggagtATATACATTACTTAGAGTGAGGACAGCAGCCTCCAAAAACTTAAAAGGGCCTTACATCCTCTGAAAGGCAAATACCAATTTATGTTAAAATAGAAGACTCAGGCACAGGATGCCCAAAGCTAATATTCACCTTCTGCTTCTGGGAAGCACGGTTCTTCTCATCAGAGATCTTCTCCGGATTATATCTTATGAGTGATGGGATGGACACCTGGACAGGCACTTGAGCAGTAGGAATTGAGCCTAGCACTGACTCCTCCTGCTTGGGCTCATCAGGAGTCACAGTGGGGATCACACGGAGATTGGGACGGCTACGAGTAGGCTGTTTGGTAACTGGCATTACCCTGTGTGGTTCAGGTAGAGAGTGGTTTGATGGTTGAGAGGCAGGGTACATGGGCCACCTGGAGGCTGCATATGCCATGTAGTGCCTATAGGCATCAAAGGAAGCAGGGGGAATGGCAGGTCCCTGATAGTTAGGAGGTATCCGAGCTGCAGCAAACTGAGAGGCCCTTGGCATATGAAACTGTGATAAAGAAGCAGGATGTGGAAGTCTAATTGGGGCAGATGGGGCTGATGGTAACATGCATCTGACTGCCACAGATGACTGAAATCCACTGCCAACCACCTCTGGTCCTGCAATATGACCCACTGAATGGTCAGACTTTAGGAATGGGGGGCTGTTTTTTGTGAGCAGGTAAGGGTCTACAGGGGAGACTGGATGTGGATGGGACACCTCTGGGGAGTGGGTATTGCTATGGTGTGCCTCTCTGCTCTCCAGTCTGTGAGGCTCTGCGGAATGCCGATCAGCTGAGAAATGGTGGTCAACTGAGGAACAGCGTTCTGCTGAAAAGTGCCGGTCAACTGATGGACGGCGGTCAGCAGAGGAACGTGATGGTTTCTTGCCATGAAGTCGTTCCTGAGTGCGTGCGGCCAGTTTACTAATCTCGGCTACCCCAATATCCAGCCCTATGGTCTTGAGCAAGTCATGAATCTTGGCATATTCTGGATTGGTGTCTTCTATTGATTCTAGTTTTACAGCTGGAGCTGAAGAGGGCAGGGAGCTTGCCTTCTGTCTCATGACTTCATTCTCAGAGCTCCCAAGGGGCTTTGGTGGAGATTCTGCCTTTAAATCCTCTTCTTCGTCCCCATAGAGaaatttctcctcatcctcaatGTCAGGGAAACTACGGCGCCTTTTTTCCTGTGTACTGGTAGAATCTGCCAACATGCTCAAAATGCGGGAAAAACCACTGCCATCCTGGCTAGCTCTCTCATGGGGCAGCAAGAAGTCTGTGTGTCGTTCAGGCCCCTCAGGCTTCATATTCAATTTTTCCTTGTGGcacagaaaacttccaaacttctcTGTGAGAGGACTGTTGTCTTTGGGCATCCCAGGGAGGGGACCCCATTGATAGAGGTTGCCCTGAGGTTCTTTCAAGGTAGTCTCTACCATAGTCCCCTTGTTTTCAATCTCTGAGGCAAAAGCAGCAATAGCACCACTTAGTGGAAGAGATGGGTGACCAGAGTAGACAGGGTGATCCTGGCTGGGGCTGGTATTGCTGGAAAAACTCTCAAGCTGTAAAGACAGACACAACTGATTTAGCCTCTATGTAGAATCTCAGAAAACTAGTAATTGAGACAAATACTTAAATAGTTGGTTCTTCTTGAATAAATAGGGGGATGCTAAGTATGAATGAAAGGGAGGTACAGTATCCTTAGGCAGGTTCAAGATTTGGGTCTCCGTCTGTCCAGATGCTTCTGCTGTAGCAAGGGGGAACAGGAAATAAAGTAGATTGGCATGAATCTttacttttgcccatttcttgtACTCCTTACCAAGCAATACGAATTCAAAAGGATTTTAGAGATATACTCTAGCTTGTTTCTTTTCTATGGGTCCCtcaaaggggagggggagaaacatATAAAAGTGGAGCCACTTTGAAGTGAGATTAGGAAACTCTGAAACCTAACTGATCAACCTCCCCTTGCTTCCTTACATGCCCTTAGGTACTTCTTCAGAAACTTTTAGCTCCTAGGAGAATAGCTAAAAACTAGCGTTCATGCTTGACCACCttttcaaagatgaggaaaaaacATCAGGGCCCAGTAACTTGTCTAAAAATCACACAGCAAGTAGTGGCAGtggaatcagaatcagaatcacctggtTTCTGGTCTAGTGCCTAGTGTCTACTCATAAATCTTTTCTctaaagagaaatgaggaaaattcAGATCGTCTACTCTCTTTGCCCTTCAAGCTTCACTTCCAAGAAACCCATATTCAAAGATTCCTTGAGGGCTATccaatttagagaaaaaaactttCAATAAATACTCTCCAAAATGTTTACTTAGCCTAATATATGACAATAGAAGCCCTCTACTGATGCATTATGAGGCCTACAGTTTACTCTGGAGAATCTTGGAAGATACTATATTACAAAGATACCATTAGGGACACAACCCTCAGGAAAGTAACCAAGTTTTAAGATATTAGAGGGACTAGCAAGAGATTCTAGAAGAAATGCAGCAGAGACCTGAATGGAAGGCTCCATGTCCACCTCAATCCGTTTCTTCAGAATTGACTTCTTGGGCATAGCGGATACTTCCTCAGGGCGATGTAAAGAATACCCTGGCTCTGATGTTGTTAGGACACCTGATAGTCCAGGAATAGAACAGCTAGTGTCACCACCATCAACTCCCACTAGCTCCTGACTCAAGCTCCTACTtcgttcttcctcttcttctcgtTTTCGCCTGGCAAGGTCCAGCTCTCGAAACTCAGGATCTAGAAACCTAGGGCTTGGGCTTCGTCTACGCTGTCGATAGTTGCGGGTCCCTGATGAAAAACCTGAGTGATCACCGCCCATGCCATGTATCTTCTCTGTGTCATCATAACGGGGCCGTTTGGCCTCCCGGCTCCTTTCCTCAGGTCGTACAGAGTAGGAGCCTTTGAGTTTATCTCTATTCCGCTCTGTTCCCCGCAACAGCTCATCATGACAACTGATATGGGGACTATAATCAGAACGATGCAAGAAAGTTTCTCTTGTCCGGTAGTCCTCATCAAGTTGTCCCAAGAAGGGACTGAGAGGTCCCTCCTCCCGAGAAATATATCGTTCAAGACCTCGAGAGCACTGGGAACTTCGAGTGAAGACTGAATCATCAGTCAGGTCATCCCTGAGGAAAGAGACAAGCATCAGTGAATACAATGGACTTGGAAAGAGCAAGAGCAAATAAGCCTCTAAGAGGCTGACATTCAGCAAGGGGGCTACAGATTGCTtaggacaaaagacaaaaatcatgaaatCCAAGAACAAATCTATGGaacatttcttctccctttcccctgggCACAAGCAGCTTCAATCTCTAACCAAAGGGAACTATTACTATCTATCTAGACAGAACTTTTAGGCTAATCTCTTTGACTAGACTTTGGGGATGCAGAATATCACGAGAGGGTCTGGGAGATGTGAAAACATCGCTACCAGACTACAAAAAGTGTGGGTTACACAATTCCACGCTAGTTTAAATTCTAGCTCTTTGCTATCAAAAGTGTGGTCTCAATTAGCAGCATGAGTATTACCTAGGAACTTTTTAGAAATGTGGATCTCAAGCTCCATCCAGGCCTACTGATTCAGAAACTGCATTATTTTAACAAGAGCTTCAGATGATTTGTATGCACTTTTAAATGTGAGAgatgggagcacctggctgggtggctaggtcagttaagcatccaactcttgattttggctcaggtcatgatctcacggttcgtgagatcaagccctgcactggctCTGGTGCTGGGTggggtgcctgcttaagattctctctcttcctctccctctgcaaccccctctcaaaaaaattaatccataaatgaaatgtgagaaataTCAGGCCAGGTCAATAATTTTCAAGCTGTGTTCTACAGAGACTCTTAAGAGTGCTTAGGAGATGCCTAAAGGAAGGACATGCTAAGAAAGCAGAGCCTGCATGGCTCTGGGCCTTCCACCTCACTGAAATCATACTGGCCCCAACTTTTACTGTTTGTAATGTAAAGTTCTGTATAATATACCATTTGGAAAAGAAGTATTTCACTgtggggaagatttttttttttaaactactgagCTACCTAATTGGCACGATTTTCTCACAAGTTTTAGAAGATTCTCCAATGCTCTGTTTTGCTAGGTCACatattaaaaaccataaaatccaTTTACAGcctgttttgttctctcttttctacTTTGCTTGGATATCCACAAGC
The nucleotide sequence above comes from Panthera tigris isolate Pti1 chromosome B2, P.tigris_Pti1_mat1.1, whole genome shotgun sequence. Encoded proteins:
- the ZNF318 gene encoding zinc finger protein 318 isoform X3, with product MYRSGARSSVSSHRPKESGGGGPRTGRSSGSSSGPARRTSPLPSSSSSSRNPARRPRSPSGHRGRRASPSPPRGRRGSPSPPRGRRASPSPPRGRRVSPSPPRARRGSPSPPRGRRLFPPGPAGFRGSSRGESRADFARDGRGDHPGDSGSRRRSPGLRSDSSLEQSLRITVGNDHFCVGIPERRRLSDRLGSPVDNLEDVDRDDLTDDSVFTRSSQCSRGLERYISREEGPLSPFLGQLDEDYRTRETFLHRSDYSPHISCHDELLRGTERNRDKLKGSYSVRPEERSREAKRPRYDDTEKIHGMGGDHSGFSSGTRNYRQRRRSPSPRFLDPEFRELDLARRKREEEEERSRSLSQELVGVDGGDTSCSIPGLSGVLTTSEPGYSLHRPEEVSAMPKKSILKKRIEVDMEPSIQLESFSSNTSPSQDHPVYSGHPSLPLSGAIAAFASEIENKGTMVETTLKEPQGNLYQWGPLPGMPKDNSPLTEKFGSFLCHKEKLNMKPEGPERHTDFLLPHERASQDGSGFSRILSMLADSTSTQEKRRRSFPDIEDEEKFLYGDEEEDLKAESPPKPLGSSENEVMRQKASSLPSSAPAVKLESIEDTNPEYAKIHDLLKTIGLDIGVAEISKLAARTQERLHGKKPSRSSADRRPSVDRHFSAERCSSVDHHFSADRHSAEPHRLESREAHHSNTHSPEVSHPHPVSPVDPYLLTKNSPPFLKSDHSVGHIAGPEVVGSGFQSSVAVRCMLPSAPSAPIRLPHPASLSQFHMPRASQFAAARIPPNYQGPAIPPASFDAYRHYMAYAASRWPMYPASQPSNHSLPEPHRVMPVTKQPTRSRPNLRVIPTVTPDEPKQEESVLGSIPTAQVPVQVSIPSLIRYNPEKISDEKNRASQKQKVIEEREKLKSDREARQKKMYYLRTELERLHKQQGEMLRKKRREKDGHKDPLLVEVSRLQDNIMKDIAELRQEAEEAEKKQSELDKVAQILGINILDKSQKSSNDSKETTEKAGKAEKSKSPEKVSSTSSSSSNSKESKINSENSHTKSPKPAESLQPAAKHSDQPIAAYEYYDAGNHWCKDCNTICGTMFDFFTHMHNKKHTQEQLQKSSDFQKERLQKTSLPQGGRDRSHRDQRNDERPWGQ